The following are from one region of the Rhipicephalus microplus isolate Deutch F79 chromosome 1, USDA_Rmic, whole genome shotgun sequence genome:
- the LOC119165422 gene encoding neprilysin-1 has translation MSGGGQASAAPWAAPAATSIFPPRSQPLRWRLCVVCSALGVVAIGIGASLALQRIMSGSGAGSRGLLESGRRGRASTWSPLQQGRRDSAPSCVGESCRHLSRYIAESLQDGDPCDNFYEYVCANWSATYQLQGEAVYSEAIMSTRELEEKLTAMLASGTEDTGSRAMFDLYKACLNMSPSGSEKLVFQEILDSVGLNGFPYAWSLASSAAVAGRLLRITGISPFVHVSLTDSGIMLHGARTLFPDFVYVANAHRGWYIDAARRIAHMPMPELFDFEQELVALLSTPAEEFVTVSLKELESTAEWNWAEFLTNAVFSIRTITTATKVTYEPKRIGVGLLGLISSTKPALVLNYLGFRLALAYAPMFPGKRFRKLNDVAVAQTVGWEDGWGERRSHVCTTVAARAEPGLAAYLLAVQSKHEENEPVLKSVAEHAKRDVLEFLGEMSWVTASFLAKLEHRVKTLKTAFFAPTEWSKFAFRTSQCRPFNCASANLRAVDVFRKMVAQRQRRRLAASRRPFPDYPLDLFETESRVLDDGTLFVPLGAMRGAYHHEAFWEYHLPRLLFQLSAALLDVFRDVSFQLRSIYTDLHGRFAVTESCLREDRLSMSEATSVPFSSNGTAREDVRDLLAVAASFRAYSRLIGTSREGTLPGLPFSNEQLFFIHFALNRCERYDTAYEDQLLRHGRRAHARYRVNGPLRHSISFNRAFQCRRGSYMNPRRKCVF, from the exons ATGTCCGGTGGCGGTCAAGCTTCAGCGGCGCCGTGGGCAGCCCCCGCGGCCACGTCCATCTTTCCACCTCGTTCTCAGCCTCTTCGTTGGCGCCTTTGCGTTGTCTGCAGTGCTTTGGGCGTGGTCGCCATTGGCATCGGCGCATCACTGGCCTTGCAGAGAATAATGAGCGGCTCTGGAGCAGGTTCAAGGGGACTGCTGGAATCCGGCCGACGAGGACGTGCGTCCACGTGGTCGCCATTACAGCAGGGTCGTCGAGACTCGGCCCCAAGCTGCGTCGGCGAAAGCTGTCGCCATCTGTCCAG GTACATTGCAGAGTCTCTCCAAGATGGCGATCCCTGCGACAACTTCTACGAGTACGTCTGCGCGAACTGGAGTGCCACGTACCAATTACAAGGCGAGGCCGTGTACTCTGAGGCCATCATGAGCACGCGTGAGTTAGAAGAGAAGCTGACAGCCATGCTAGCGTCTGGCACTGAAGACACGGGTAGCCGCGCCATGTTCGACCTGTACAAAGCCTGCCTGAACATGTCTCCCTCTGGTTCAGAAAAGCTGGTCTTCCAAGAGATCCTCGACAGCGTCGGCCTTAACGGATTTCCGTATGCCTGGAGCCTCGCCAGCTCCGCCGCTGTTGCTGGAAGGCTTCTGCGAATCACCGGCATCTCGCCATTCGTGCACGTAAGCCTGACGGACAGCGGGATCATGCTGCATGGTGCACGAACACTCTTCCCGGACTTCGTTTATGTGGCCAACGCGCATCGCGGTTGGTATATCGATGCGGCTCGCCGTATTGCCCACATGCCCATGCCGGAGCTCTTCGATTTCGAGCAGGAGCTCGTGGCGCTCCTCAGCACACCCGCCGAAGAGTTCGTGACAGTGTCCCTCAAAGAGCTCGAGTCTACTGCAGAGTGGAATTGGGCAGAATTCCTAACGAACGCGGTTTTCAGCATCCGTACGATTACGACTGCTACCAAAGTCACGTATGAGCCCAAGCGAATTGGGGTTGGCTTGCTCGGGCTCATCTCTTCCACGAAGCCAGCACTCGTGCTCAACTATCTAGGGTTTCGACTAGCGCTCGCGTATGCGCCGATGTTTCCGGGCAAGCGGTTTCGCAAGCTGAACGACGTGGCAGTTGCACAGACGGTCGGTTGGGAGGACGGCTGGGGTGAGCGTCGCAGCCACGTCTGCACCACAGTAGCGGCGCGAGCCGAACCGGGACTCGCGGCTTACTTGCTGGCCGTCCAGTCGAAACACGAGGAGAACGAGCCAGTGTTGAAGAGCGTGGCGGAACACGCCAAGAGGGACGTCCTCGAATTCCTCGGTGAGATGTCTTGGGTGACGGCTTCGTTCCTGGCCAAGCTAGAACACCGCGTCAAGACGCTCAAGACAGCTTTCTTCGCACCGACCGAATGGTCGAAGTTCGCATTCCGCACGTCTCAGTGCCGTCCATTCAACTGCGCTTCGGCTAATCTTCGAGCAGTCGACGTGTTCCGGAAAATGGTGGCACAGCGCCAGCGCCGTCGCCTGGCGGCCAGTCGGCGACCTTTTCCGGACTACCCGCTCGACTTATTCGAGACAGAAAGTCGCGTGCTCGATGACGGCACGCTGTTCGTGCCTCTGGGCGCCATGCGTGGGGCGTATCATCACGAGGCTTTCTGGGAGTACCACCTTCCACGCCTGCTGTTCCAATTGAGCGCCGCTCTTTTGGACGTGTTCCGGGACGTGTCATTTCAGCTACGCTCTATCTACACTGACTTGCACGGCCGCTTCGCAGTGACTGAATCGTGCTTGCGCGAGGACCGGCTGTCTATGAGCGAGGCTACGTCAGTGCCATTCTCGTCCAATGGTACGGCTCGGGAGGACGTGCGCGATCTGCTGGCTGTCGCGGCGTCCTTTCGAGCGTATAGTCGGCTGATCGGTACCAGTAGAGAAGGTACACTGCCCGGTTTGCCGTTCAGTAATGAGCAGCTCTTCTTCATACACTTCGCGCTGAACCGCTGCGAGAGGTACGACACTGCGTACGAAGACCAACTGCTGCGCCACGGTCGCCGGGCTCACGCCAGATACCGCGTAAACGGACCTTTGCGCCACTCGATCAGCTTCAACCGCGCATTTCAATGTCGTCGCGGCTCGTACATGAACCCGCGCCGGAAGTGCGTTTTCTAA